One segment of Geminicoccaceae bacterium DNA contains the following:
- a CDS encoding DMT family transporter: MTSSSIPSATVAAPPARPDNIRGAMLMVGSSAFFTANDATIKFLSDTVPIGQLLAMRGFVVVVLLFLIMRWRGERPCRSDLFERANVLRAVIDLAVTFVFLTAIILLPLAIATVLVFTTPVFLTIIAALFLGERVGLPRWLAVLAGFAGVVLVADPGGDFDPLMLLPVAGALMMACRDVVTRMIPPRLPARAVALTSALFVAVAGLLTAPLGDWVVPTATDWIGSVICAGFVATAHTLLVSSVRTGEISFVAAFRYTAILLALTLGYLVWGDVPTVNGVAGGLVIITSGVVIFYREHRRASLVQPEGGA, from the coding sequence ATGACCTCGTCTTCGATTCCATCGGCGACTGTCGCTGCCCCTCCCGCCCGGCCCGACAACATCAGGGGGGCCATGTTGATGGTGGGCTCGTCGGCGTTCTTCACCGCCAATGATGCCACGATCAAGTTCCTGAGTGACACCGTTCCCATCGGACAGCTTCTCGCCATGCGGGGATTTGTGGTGGTCGTGTTATTGTTCCTCATCATGCGCTGGCGCGGCGAGCGTCCGTGCCGCTCCGACCTGTTCGAGCGGGCCAACGTGCTGCGGGCCGTCATCGACCTTGCGGTGACGTTCGTCTTCCTGACCGCCATCATCCTGCTGCCGCTGGCCATAGCAACGGTGCTTGTCTTCACCACGCCCGTTTTCCTGACCATCATCGCGGCGCTTTTCCTCGGTGAACGGGTGGGGTTGCCGCGCTGGCTGGCGGTACTGGCGGGGTTTGCCGGCGTGGTCCTCGTCGCCGACCCGGGCGGCGATTTCGACCCGTTGATGCTGCTTCCCGTCGCCGGAGCCCTGATGATGGCCTGTCGGGACGTTGTCACCCGGATGATTCCGCCGCGACTGCCGGCAAGGGCGGTGGCCCTGACCTCGGCATTGTTCGTGGCTGTCGCCGGTCTCCTGACCGCGCCGCTGGGGGACTGGGTGGTGCCGACCGCCACCGACTGGATCGGCAGCGTGATCTGCGCCGGCTTCGTGGCGACAGCGCATACCCTGCTGGTGAGCTCCGTGCGGACCGGCGAGATATCCTTCGTCGCCGCCTTCCGCTACACGGCGATCCTGCTGGCACTGACGCTTGGCTATCTCGTCTGGGGGGATGTGCCGACGGTCAACGGGGTCGCCGGCGGTCTCGTCATCATTACCTCCGGTGTCGTCATCTTCTATCGTGAACATCGCCGGGCATCTCTTGTCCAGCCGGAGGGCGGCGCATGA
- a CDS encoding ABC transporter permease — MRLEPRSHVPWPLAIGAPVAAAALALALCALPLALAGADVPAAYRLIFEGAAGTRFALSETLTRAAPLMLTGLAAAVAFRARLWNIGAEGQLYMGALAATAIGTGVVDVPPMLMMPLVLIAGALAGALWMLGPAWLKVRLGVDEVVTTLLLNFVVLLLVGMMLEGPLQDPMSLGWPQSPPIVETALLPRLIERTRLHAGLLLAVFLALAMWILVQRTRTGFELRAVGANADAARHAGIPVERVMFKVAIISGALAGLAGVGEVAGLKGYLTQDLSPGYGYAGIVVATLAQLHPLGVLVSALFVAGIFVGADSMSRAIGISSYIANLIVATSLLTMLLAGLVTRYRIRR, encoded by the coding sequence ATGCGGCTTGAGCCCCGGAGCCATGTTCCCTGGCCACTGGCCATCGGTGCGCCGGTTGCCGCCGCGGCGCTGGCACTGGCGCTGTGCGCCCTGCCTCTGGCACTTGCCGGAGCCGATGTGCCCGCCGCCTATCGCCTCATCTTCGAGGGTGCGGCGGGAACGCGCTTCGCCCTGAGCGAAACGCTGACCCGCGCCGCCCCGCTGATGCTGACCGGCCTTGCCGCGGCCGTCGCATTTCGTGCCCGGTTGTGGAACATCGGAGCCGAGGGGCAGCTCTACATGGGTGCGCTGGCGGCGACGGCGATCGGTACCGGGGTCGTCGACGTTCCCCCCATGTTGATGATGCCGCTCGTCCTGATCGCCGGGGCGCTGGCCGGTGCTCTGTGGATGCTGGGGCCGGCATGGCTGAAGGTAAGGCTGGGCGTGGACGAGGTGGTGACGACGTTGTTGCTGAATTTCGTCGTCCTGCTGCTGGTGGGAATGATGCTCGAAGGGCCGCTGCAGGACCCCATGAGCCTGGGCTGGCCGCAATCGCCGCCGATCGTCGAAACGGCGCTGTTGCCGCGACTGATCGAACGTACCCGATTGCATGCGGGACTGCTGCTCGCCGTGTTTCTCGCCCTGGCCATGTGGATTCTCGTCCAGCGCACGCGTACCGGCTTCGAATTGCGGGCCGTCGGTGCGAACGCCGATGCGGCCCGCCATGCGGGCATTCCGGTCGAGCGGGTGATGTTCAAGGTCGCCATCATCTCGGGAGCCCTTGCCGGACTTGCAGGGGTGGGCGAGGTGGCCGGTCTCAAGGGCTACCTTACCCAGGACCTGTCACCGGGCTACGGCTATGCGGGGATCGTCGTGGCGACCCTGGCGCAGCTGCATCCGCTCGGTGTCCTGGTTTCCGCGCTGTTCGTCGCCGGCATCTTCGTCGGGGCCGACAGCATGAGCCGGGCCATCGGCATTTCGAGCTACATTGCCAATCTCATTGTCGCGACCTCGTTGCTGACCATGCTGCTGGCCGGTCTTGTCACCCGCTACCGGATCCGCCGATGA
- a CDS encoding ABC transporter ATP-binding protein, whose product MPLNTVPHLELRGVTKRFGALLANDAIDLALDRGEVLALLGENGAGKTTLMSILFGHYVADEGSVLLDGIPLMPGSPRAALAAGIGMVHQHFTLADNLSVMDNIILGTEPLFAFRQKRRDARARIDALIAETGLEVPVDEMVGHLSIGEQQRVELLKALYRNASVLILDEPTAVLTPQQADRLFVTLRKLAAGGLGIIFISHKLDEVMALSSRVAVLRHGRKVMEARTADVTKAVLARSMVDREVAMPLPMSRVAGAPVLEMRGVSIASAREPLVEVDLVLHSGRVLGIAGVSGNGQRALQGLVGGALRPDRGIMRLDGRAWPGADPRALMRNGVGRIPEDRHAQGVVGDMAVWENMVLEDYDSPRWRRFGLLRIAAMRERAGMLVQTYDVRCDGIDTPTRLLSGGNMQKLILGRVLDRAPQLILAAQPTRGLDVGAVAQVHAHLLQAREHGAAILLISEDLDEILAISDEIAVIHRGRLSPPVSREEADLGRLGLMMAGAVDHAA is encoded by the coding sequence ATGCCCCTGAATACCGTTCCCCATCTTGAGCTTCGGGGTGTGACCAAGCGCTTCGGCGCGCTGCTGGCCAATGATGCCATCGACCTCGCCCTGGACAGGGGCGAGGTGCTGGCTCTGCTGGGCGAGAACGGGGCCGGCAAGACCACACTCATGAGCATTCTCTTCGGGCATTATGTCGCCGATGAGGGAAGTGTGCTGCTTGACGGCATTCCGCTGATGCCGGGATCGCCCCGGGCTGCTCTCGCTGCCGGGATCGGCATGGTTCACCAGCATTTCACATTGGCGGACAATCTCAGTGTGATGGACAACATCATATTGGGAACAGAACCTCTTTTTGCTTTTCGCCAGAAACGGCGCGATGCCCGGGCGAGGATCGACGCACTGATCGCCGAGACCGGGTTGGAGGTGCCTGTGGACGAGATGGTCGGCCATCTGTCGATCGGCGAGCAGCAGCGGGTAGAGCTGCTCAAGGCCCTCTATCGCAATGCCAGCGTGCTGATCCTGGACGAGCCGACGGCGGTGCTCACCCCGCAGCAGGCCGATCGCCTGTTCGTCACCCTGCGCAAGCTGGCCGCAGGTGGCCTCGGGATCATCTTCATCAGCCACAAGCTCGACGAGGTCATGGCCCTGTCGAGCCGGGTGGCGGTTCTCAGGCACGGGCGCAAGGTGATGGAGGCGCGCACGGCCGATGTCACCAAGGCGGTTCTCGCACGTTCCATGGTTGATCGCGAGGTGGCGATGCCCCTGCCGATGTCGCGTGTGGCAGGCGCTCCGGTGCTGGAGATGCGCGGGGTCAGCATCGCATCGGCGCGTGAGCCCCTCGTCGAGGTCGATCTCGTCCTGCACTCGGGTCGTGTCCTCGGGATCGCGGGGGTATCCGGCAATGGCCAGCGGGCGTTGCAGGGGCTCGTGGGCGGTGCATTGCGGCCCGATCGGGGTATCATGCGGCTCGATGGCCGGGCGTGGCCCGGCGCCGATCCGCGGGCGCTCATGCGCAACGGGGTGGGCAGGATACCGGAGGACCGGCATGCCCAGGGCGTGGTTGGCGACATGGCCGTCTGGGAGAACATGGTCCTTGAAGACTATGATTCACCCAGGTGGCGCCGCTTCGGCCTGCTGAGGATCGCGGCGATGCGCGAACGGGCCGGTATGCTGGTGCAGACCTACGATGTGCGTTGCGACGGCATCGATACCCCGACCCGCCTGCTGTCCGGCGGTAACATGCAGAAACTGATCCTCGGCCGCGTGCTCGACCGTGCCCCGCAATTGATCCTCGCGGCTCAGCCGACGCGCGGACTCGATGTCGGTGCCGTGGCGCAGGTCCATGCGCATCTGCTGCAGGCGCGAGAACATGGTGCGGCCATCCTGCTCATTTCCGAGGATCTGGACGAGATCCTTGCCATCAGCGACGAGATTGCCGTCATCCACCGCGGCCGCTTGAGCCCGCCCGTCAGCCGGGAGGAGGCCGATCTCGGGAGACTGGGTCTGATGATGGCCGGAGCGGTCGACCATGCGGCTTGA
- a CDS encoding BMP family protein: MGSNWTRRALLVAAAAVGMASASLSPASAEPIRVAAIYTVPVEQQWVSRIHKALNAAAERGDIAYTYSENVKNTDYERVMREYAEAGNQLIMGEVFGVERAARQVAGDYPGTSFLMGSSFEPQAPNFSVFDNYIQECSYLTGLVAGAKTASGRIGMVGGYPIPEVNRLMNAFMDGVREVRPDAEFMVTFIGSWYDPPKAKEAAFAMIDGGADMMYAERYGVSDAAKERGVLAIGNVIDTQEEYPGTVVASALWHMEPSVDHAIERIRAGEFTAENYGPYSNLGAGGCSIAPMDKVLVPEDLLARVEKVQEDIRSGSFKVGINDEEPKPTR; this comes from the coding sequence ATGGGTTCGAACTGGACTCGACGGGCTTTGCTGGTGGCGGCGGCCGCCGTGGGAATGGCGAGCGCTTCGCTATCCCCCGCCTCGGCCGAACCGATCAGGGTTGCAGCCATCTACACCGTGCCGGTCGAACAGCAATGGGTCAGCCGCATTCACAAGGCGCTCAACGCGGCAGCCGAGCGAGGAGACATTGCCTACACCTACTCGGAAAATGTCAAGAACACCGACTATGAACGGGTGATGCGCGAATATGCCGAGGCGGGCAACCAGCTGATCATGGGCGAGGTCTTCGGGGTGGAACGCGCGGCGCGCCAGGTGGCCGGCGACTATCCCGGCACCTCCTTCCTGATGGGGTCGAGCTTCGAACCGCAGGCGCCCAATTTCTCGGTATTCGACAACTATATCCAGGAATGTTCCTATCTCACCGGGCTGGTGGCGGGAGCGAAGACCGCGAGCGGCCGGATCGGCATGGTCGGCGGCTATCCGATCCCCGAGGTCAACCGCCTCATGAACGCCTTCATGGACGGCGTGAGGGAGGTCCGGCCGGATGCCGAGTTCATGGTGACGTTCATCGGTTCGTGGTACGATCCGCCGAAGGCCAAGGAGGCGGCCTTCGCGATGATCGATGGCGGTGCGGACATGATGTACGCCGAGCGTTACGGTGTATCCGATGCCGCGAAGGAGCGCGGCGTGCTGGCCATCGGCAACGTCATCGATACACAGGAAGAATATCCCGGAACGGTGGTGGCCTCCGCTTTGTGGCACATGGAGCCCTCCGTCGATCATGCGATCGAGCGTATCAGGGCCGGCGAGTTCACCGCCGAGAATTACGGGCCGTACAGCAATCTCGGCGCGGGCGGGTGCTCGATAGCGCCGATGGACAAGGTTCTCGTGCCGGAAGACCTGCTGGCGCGGGTCGAAAAGGTGCAAGAGGACATCAGGTCGGGCAGTTTCAAGGTCGGGATCAACGACGAAGAGCCAAAGCCGACACGATGA
- a CDS encoding 3-hydroxyacyl-CoA dehydrogenase yields the protein MSQGHDLIILDPGSKKILRCDENGKVIRVLRDDLDKFPDGVCIDHPNGHIYMTRMGEYDQKTGTSFGFDGSIWRMDMDGSDFIELVGSDRTRTPKQLKLDVDGGKMYWCDREGLKVKRANLDGSDLEVLVSTGKVPDDERDESRWCVGIAIDFDNRLVYWTQKGDADGGKGSVRRAGLDLPGGESPEDRSDIEVLFDNLPEPIDLELVGGYLYWSDRGNLPGGNSVSRASVSADGKVIGKPEIVIEGVGEAIGFVIDREHNYLFVNDISGKLYRSALDGSNLTVLGQFGQLTGATLT from the coding sequence ATGTCACAAGGTCACGATCTGATCATCCTTGATCCCGGATCGAAGAAAATCCTGCGTTGCGATGAAAACGGAAAAGTGATCCGGGTCCTGCGCGACGATCTCGACAAGTTTCCCGACGGCGTATGCATCGATCACCCCAACGGCCATATCTACATGACCCGCATGGGTGAATACGATCAGAAAACCGGGACATCGTTCGGCTTCGACGGATCGATCTGGCGGATGGACATGGACGGTTCCGACTTCATCGAACTGGTCGGCAGCGACCGCACCCGCACGCCCAAGCAGCTCAAGCTCGATGTTGACGGCGGCAAGATGTACTGGTGCGACCGTGAGGGGCTCAAGGTCAAGCGCGCCAATCTCGACGGCAGCGACCTCGAAGTCCTGGTCAGCACCGGCAAGGTACCGGATGACGAAAGGGACGAGAGCCGCTGGTGCGTCGGCATCGCCATCGATTTCGACAACCGGCTCGTCTACTGGACCCAGAAGGGCGATGCCGACGGCGGCAAGGGCAGCGTCCGCCGCGCCGGCCTCGACCTCCCCGGCGGGGAGAGTCCCGAAGACCGGAGCGATATCGAGGTGCTCTTCGACAACCTTCCCGAGCCCATCGACCTGGAACTGGTCGGCGGCTATCTCTACTGGTCGGATCGCGGCAACCTGCCCGGCGGCAATTCCGTTTCCCGCGCGTCGGTTTCCGCCGACGGCAAGGTCATCGGCAAGCCCGAAATCGTGATCGAGGGGGTTGGAGAAGCCATCGGCTTCGTCATCGACCGCGAGCACAATTATCTCTTTGTCAACGACATCTCCGGGAAACTCTATCGTTCGGCGCTCGACGGCTCGAATCTGACGGTGCTCGGCCAGTTCGGCCAGCTTACCGGCGCGACGCTGACCTGA
- a CDS encoding DUF4170 domain-containing protein, translating to MSKQLLHLVFGGEVSDPGKLEFADLDKLDIVGIYPSYAKAEAAWRARAQATVDNAQMRYVVVHLHRLLDPDEESGKG from the coding sequence ATGAGCAAACAGCTTCTGCATCTCGTCTTCGGCGGCGAGGTGTCCGATCCGGGCAAGCTCGAATTCGCCGATCTCGACAAGCTCGATATCGTCGGCATCTATCCCAGTTACGCCAAGGCGGAAGCGGCGTGGCGGGCCCGGGCGCAGGCCACCGTCGACAATGCGCAGATGCGCTATGTGGTCGTTCATCTCCACCGCCTGCTCGATCCCGATGAGGAATCCGGGAAGGGCTAG
- a CDS encoding M20 family metallopeptidase, producing the protein MPDAVKLLEEIRAWVEIETPTSAPQAVERLMDRVAAGFSTLGAPVSWIEGINGRGKHLEVRSPWGGDGPGILILSHLDTVHPVGTLADRLPFRIEGDRAYGPGIYDMKGGAFLGFAAFRELVREGKPTPLPLRWLFTSDEEVGSPTSRDHIRKAGDLARYVLVTEPGRDGGKCVTARKGTARHAIHFTGRPAHSGSRHAAGRSAIREMARHILELEAITDYEVGITTNVGIVSGGTAVNTIPEQARLDLDLRFPSEAAMNTALAAVRNRVSHDPDVSIRIEGGVDRPPYEKSPATAALFEHARVLAAELGFELDDTMSGGGSDGNFLAGRLPVLDGIGVDGDGAHTYHEHLLISSIVPRMQLMKRLMETLE; encoded by the coding sequence ATGCCAGACGCCGTGAAACTTCTCGAAGAGATCAGGGCCTGGGTCGAGATCGAGACCCCGACCAGCGCGCCGCAGGCCGTCGAGCGACTGATGGACCGGGTCGCGGCCGGTTTTTCCACGCTGGGAGCCCCGGTTTCCTGGATCGAGGGCATCAACGGCCGGGGCAAGCACCTTGAGGTCCGCAGCCCATGGGGCGGCGACGGACCCGGGATTCTCATCCTCAGTCACCTCGACACCGTCCATCCGGTCGGTACGCTGGCCGACCGCCTGCCCTTCCGCATCGAAGGCGACCGCGCCTACGGCCCCGGCATCTACGACATGAAGGGCGGAGCATTCCTCGGCTTTGCCGCCTTTCGCGAACTGGTGCGCGAGGGCAAGCCGACACCGCTGCCCCTGCGCTGGCTGTTCACGTCCGATGAGGAGGTCGGAAGCCCTACATCGCGGGATCATATCCGCAAGGCGGGAGACCTGGCCCGGTACGTGCTGGTGACGGAACCCGGCCGCGACGGCGGCAAATGCGTCACCGCACGCAAGGGAACGGCCCGCCACGCGATCCACTTCACCGGCCGCCCGGCCCATTCCGGATCCCGTCACGCCGCCGGACGAAGTGCCATTCGCGAGATGGCCCGACATATTCTCGAACTGGAGGCCATCACCGATTACGAGGTCGGCATCACCACCAATGTCGGCATCGTCAGCGGTGGCACGGCGGTGAACACCATACCCGAGCAGGCCCGGCTCGATCTCGACCTGCGCTTTCCGAGCGAGGCGGCGATGAACACCGCGCTTGCCGCCGTCAGGAACCGCGTCAGCCATGACCCCGATGTCTCGATCCGCATCGAGGGCGGCGTCGACCGGCCGCCCTACGAGAAGAGCCCGGCCACCGCCGCGCTGTTCGAGCATGCGCGCGTGCTTGCGGCCGAACTGGGATTCGAACTGGACGACACCATGTCCGGCGGCGGTTCGGACGGCAACTTCCTTGCCGGCCGCCTGCCGGTCCTGGATGGCATCGGCGTCGATGGCGATGGTGCACATACCTACCATGAGCACCTTCTCATCTCGTCGATTGTCCCCAGAATGCAATTGATGAAGCGTTTGATGGAAACCCTGGAATAG
- a CDS encoding EAL domain-containing protein: MSWINRRSGADPRPATTTLQQLFDQIPVGIYETNTAGRLVSANRVLADMLGYASPRMLLANVRDFCRDVHAEPADRRQFMDILRNEGAVAHFDCRMTRADGSELPVSINARAVRNASGRIRGIVGAVCDISLKVEARLARERAEADYLSLFDNAIHGIYRTSAKGDLLAANPALAHICGYNSPQELMSACNGAQDGPTAPYVDPSRHEDFRLQMDRNGSVADFVSRLRRRDGEIIWIRENARAVHDGDGELLHYEGTVEDITAIRQLEESRELQARAAVSGITDALLIYSKTGDPVFVNNAFETMFGHDLASLRDIGGIWRLTVHPNDASHIYGAIRRRRVWSGEVEINLAGGGTLPVEMRLSPLHGDDGQAQGAVIICTDITTRRQVERKLVELAGTDPLTGLRNRLAFNERLDAAVDQTSGWTTSLAVLCLDLDRFKEINDTLGHAVGDDLLVAVANRLRDCCSETDLLARLGGDEFAIVQVEVGQPEAARRLARRVVESLGRVFRIGDHRLEIGGSIGIALSNEMSADTSELMRHADIALYRAKSGGGNRYRIFEQTMHRELIARRDLTRDLRAAVESGSLTVNYQPQLNLQNGSVDSVEALVRWKHSTRGMVPPSEFIPLAEESELICDIGALVLQQAARDIASFENLKVAVNLSPAQIRHDDFDRQVFDTLTEVGLPTGRLVLEITEGVLLHDTTATLAMLHRLKARGTRIAMDDFGSGYSSLSYIRRFPFDKIKLDGGFVAGLGSERDAEAIVGAVATLGTNLGIRTIAEGVETMEQLHRVKQLGCDAAQGYLIARPMTIDALRQFLARDCSHLLDMDETVPARDHADAD; the protein is encoded by the coding sequence ATGTCCTGGATCAACCGCAGATCGGGTGCCGATCCAAGGCCGGCCACGACGACATTGCAGCAGCTGTTCGATCAGATCCCCGTTGGAATTTACGAGACGAACACGGCCGGGCGGCTGGTGTCGGCCAACCGGGTGCTGGCGGACATGCTGGGATATGCCTCCCCGCGCATGCTGCTCGCCAATGTCCGCGACTTCTGCCGCGATGTCCACGCCGAGCCGGCCGATCGCCGGCAGTTCATGGATATCCTGCGCAACGAGGGCGCTGTCGCGCATTTCGACTGCCGGATGACACGGGCCGATGGCAGCGAGCTTCCCGTGTCGATCAATGCCCGTGCGGTACGCAATGCCTCCGGCAGGATCCGCGGCATCGTCGGTGCGGTCTGCGACATTTCCCTCAAGGTCGAGGCGCGGCTCGCGCGGGAACGGGCCGAAGCCGACTATCTCAGCCTGTTCGACAACGCCATCCACGGGATCTACCGCACCTCCGCGAAGGGAGACCTGCTCGCGGCCAACCCCGCCCTGGCACACATATGCGGCTACAATTCGCCCCAGGAGCTCATGTCCGCCTGCAACGGTGCGCAAGACGGCCCGACAGCGCCCTATGTCGACCCTTCCCGGCATGAAGATTTTCGCCTGCAGATGGACCGCAATGGTTCCGTCGCCGATTTCGTATCCCGGTTGCGCCGTCGGGACGGGGAAATCATCTGGATCCGCGAGAATGCCCGGGCGGTCCATGACGGCGATGGCGAACTGCTGCACTACGAAGGCACCGTGGAAGACATCACGGCCATCCGGCAACTCGAAGAGTCGCGGGAGCTGCAGGCGCGCGCGGCCGTCAGCGGCATTACCGACGCCCTGCTCATCTACAGCAAGACCGGCGACCCGGTCTTCGTCAACAACGCGTTCGAGACCATGTTCGGTCATGACCTCGCATCGCTCAGGGATATCGGAGGCATCTGGAGGCTGACGGTGCACCCCAATGACGCCTCCCACATCTACGGCGCGATCAGGCGTCGCCGCGTCTGGAGTGGCGAGGTCGAGATCAATCTGGCGGGCGGCGGGACGCTACCGGTCGAGATGCGCCTCAGTCCCCTGCATGGCGATGACGGCCAGGCCCAGGGCGCCGTCATCATCTGCACCGACATCACCACCCGCCGCCAGGTCGAGCGCAAGCTGGTCGAGCTGGCCGGCACCGATCCGCTCACGGGCCTCCGCAACCGCCTGGCGTTCAACGAGCGTCTCGATGCCGCGGTGGACCAGACCTCGGGCTGGACGACCTCGCTCGCCGTCCTGTGTCTCGACCTGGACAGGTTCAAGGAGATCAACGACACGCTGGGCCACGCCGTCGGCGACGACCTGCTGGTGGCCGTTGCCAACCGCCTGCGCGACTGCTGCTCCGAAACCGATTTGCTGGCACGATTGGGCGGCGACGAGTTCGCCATCGTCCAGGTGGAAGTGGGGCAGCCCGAAGCCGCGAGGCGCCTCGCACGAAGGGTCGTCGAAAGCCTCGGGAGAGTGTTCCGTATCGGCGACCATCGACTTGAGATCGGCGGGAGCATCGGAATTGCCCTGTCCAACGAGATGTCCGCCGACACGAGCGAACTGATGCGCCATGCCGACATCGCCCTTTACCGGGCCAAGTCCGGGGGCGGCAATCGCTACCGCATCTTCGAGCAGACCATGCATCGCGAGCTCATCGCCAGGAGGGATCTCACGCGGGACCTTCGTGCGGCGGTCGAGAGCGGCTCCCTTACCGTCAATTACCAGCCACAGCTGAACCTGCAGAACGGCTCGGTTGACTCGGTCGAGGCTCTGGTTCGCTGGAAACACTCTACACGGGGAATGGTGCCACCTTCGGAATTCATACCACTGGCAGAGGAGTCCGAACTCATCTGCGATATCGGCGCCCTCGTCCTGCAACAGGCTGCGCGGGACATTGCCAGCTTCGAGAACCTCAAGGTGGCCGTCAACCTTTCGCCGGCACAGATCCGCCATGACGATTTCGACCGGCAGGTCTTCGACACACTGACAGAGGTCGGCTTGCCGACCGGCAGGCTGGTCCTTGAGATCACCGAGGGTGTGTTGCTCCATGATACGACCGCGACCCTGGCGATGCTTCACCGCCTGAAGGCGCGAGGTACCCGGATCGCCATGGACGATTTCGGCTCGGGCTACTCAAGCCTGAGCTACATCCGCCGTTTCCCCTTCGACAAGATCAAGCTCGACGGCGGATTCGTGGCCGGACTGGGCAGTGAACGCGACGCCGAGGCGATTGTCGGCGCGGTTGCCACACTTGGCACAAATCTCGGCATCAGGACCATCGCGGAAGGCGTTGAAACCATGGAGCAATTGCACCGGGTAAAACAGCTCGGTTGCGACGCGGCCCAGGGCTATCTCATTGCCCGGCCAATGACCATTGACGCCCTGCGACAGTTCCTGGCCCGAGATTGTTCCCATTTGCTCGACATGGACGAGACGGTCCCGGCACGCGACCACGCTGACGCCGACTGA
- a CDS encoding metallophosphoesterase encodes MADRIDLDLDPSFRGMLVVGDIHGHVDLMERMVVHARERGLFFVSCGDLVDRGPDSVGCLSRMRDLVAGGRGLWIRGNHEDKLYRALKGRMVKVTTPLQVTMEQLAAHEHGPAIRDGFLEAFEAAPFAVRRGNLFVVHGGFGVRMLDLDPMPQPLRVRALFGQPARQRKPDGKPIRLYRWVNEIPDGMSILIGHDPCCDDCLLERVGVQGGRAIHIDSAAGKCGPLSAVETCRDGHIVAAIQVRRDEEGIRPIEILPYSLDRVRRTEEPSATDGP; translated from the coding sequence GTGGCTGACCGGATCGACCTCGACCTCGACCCTTCATTCCGCGGTATGCTCGTCGTCGGCGACATCCATGGACATGTCGACCTGATGGAGCGGATGGTCGTCCATGCCCGCGAGCGCGGTCTCTTCTTCGTCAGTTGCGGCGATCTGGTCGACCGTGGCCCTGACAGTGTCGGCTGCCTGTCGCGGATGCGCGATCTCGTGGCTGGCGGCCGGGGTCTGTGGATCCGGGGCAATCACGAGGACAAGCTGTATCGGGCGCTCAAGGGACGGATGGTCAAGGTCACCACGCCACTTCAGGTGACGATGGAGCAGCTGGCGGCCCACGAACACGGGCCGGCGATACGCGATGGCTTCCTTGAGGCGTTCGAGGCGGCACCGTTTGCCGTGCGCCGCGGCAACCTGTTCGTCGTTCATGGCGGTTTCGGCGTCCGGATGCTCGACCTCGATCCGATGCCGCAGCCCTTGCGCGTCAGGGCGTTGTTCGGCCAGCCGGCACGGCAGCGCAAGCCGGACGGCAAGCCGATCCGCCTGTATCGCTGGGTCAACGAGATACCCGATGGCATGTCCATCCTGATCGGCCATGATCCCTGTTGCGATGACTGCCTGCTGGAGAGGGTGGGCGTGCAGGGCGGGCGGGCGATTCACATCGACAGTGCGGCCGGCAAGTGTGGACCGTTGTCAGCAGTGGAAACCTGCCGGGACGGTCATATTGTCGCGGCGATACAGGTCCGCCGCGACGAGGAGGGCATTCGGCCCATCGAGATCCTGCCCTATTCACTCGATCGTGTACGCAGGACCGAGGAGCCTTCGGCCACCGACGGCCCGTGA
- a CDS encoding sulfurtransferase TusA family protein, protein MQEHELDARGLSCPLPVLKAQKRLKAMGCGDRLVIRATDPKAPGDLAALCGEHGHELVDSREEDGLFVITIARSCDSDRTIGMRRG, encoded by the coding sequence ATGCAAGAGCATGAGCTGGACGCACGGGGTCTCAGCTGCCCATTACCCGTGCTGAAAGCGCAAAAGCGGCTGAAGGCGATGGGCTGCGGCGACCGGCTGGTGATTCGTGCAACCGACCCGAAGGCTCCGGGCGACCTCGCGGCGCTGTGTGGCGAGCATGGTCACGAACTGGTCGACAGCCGCGAGGAGGACGGGCTCTTCGTGATCACCATTGCGCGATCATGCGACAGCGATCGAACCATTGGGATGCGCCGTGGCTGA